Proteins encoded together in one Ictidomys tridecemlineatus isolate mIctTri1 chromosome 3, mIctTri1.hap1, whole genome shotgun sequence window:
- the Rad51c gene encoding DNA repair protein RAD51 homolog 3 isoform X5 produces the protein MQRDLVSFPLSPAVRVKLVSAGFQNAEELLEVKPSELSKEVGISKEEALETLQIIRRECLTNKPKYAGAPESGRKCTALELLEQEQTQGFIITFCSALDNILGGGVPLMKTTEICGAPGVGKTQLW, from the exons ATGCAGCGGGATTTGGTGAGTTTCCCGCTGTCTCCTGCAGTACGGGTGAAGCTGGTGTCTGCAGGTTTCCAGAATGCTGAGGAACTCCTGGAGGTGAAACCCTCCGAACTCAGCAAAG AAGTTGGAATATCTAAAGAGGAGGCTTTAGAAACTCTGCAGATTATAAGAAGAGAGTGTCtcacaaataaaccaaaatatgcTGGTGCGCCAGAGTCAGGCAGGAAGTGTACAGCACTGGAACTTCTCGAGCAggagcaaacccagggcttcattaTTACCTTCTGTTCTGCACTAGATAATATTCTTGGCGGTGGAGTACCCTTAATGAAAACAACGGAAATTTGTGGTGCACCAGGTGTTGGAAAAACACAATTATGGTAA